A region from the Cryptosporangium arvum DSM 44712 genome encodes:
- a CDS encoding DUF1707 domain-containing protein, whose product MPAEPTPPPRTRSSTVERERIVSILRAAAEAGLLTLDEADERMATCYQSQYRDELAPLVADLPDQGRGLVPPDPEEQARERRAGREAIGGHVGFVIFLGAILTTIWALTGAGFFWPLFPLGFLALSTVFHVKHRTRRERWRAHLAAAGYGPGDFAEYRAHHCGPRHHRGRWDHDYSHRSW is encoded by the coding sequence ATGCCCGCCGAGCCCACCCCTCCGCCCCGCACCCGATCGTCCACGGTCGAGCGTGAACGGATCGTCTCGATCCTCCGCGCCGCGGCCGAGGCCGGTCTCCTGACGCTCGACGAGGCCGACGAGCGCATGGCCACCTGTTACCAGTCGCAGTACCGCGACGAGCTCGCGCCGCTGGTCGCGGACCTACCCGACCAGGGTCGAGGGCTGGTCCCGCCGGACCCCGAGGAGCAGGCGCGCGAACGCCGGGCCGGCCGCGAGGCGATCGGCGGACACGTCGGATTCGTGATCTTCCTCGGCGCGATCCTCACGACGATCTGGGCGCTCACCGGAGCGGGCTTCTTCTGGCCGCTGTTCCCGCTCGGCTTCCTCGCGCTGTCGACCGTGTTCCACGTCAAGCACCGCACGCGTCGCGAACGGTGGCGCGCGCACCTCGCCGCGGCCGGGTACGGTCCCGGCGACTTCGCCGAGTACCGCGCTCACCACTGCGGCCCCCGTCACCACCGCGGTCGGTGGGACCACGACTACTCGCACCGCTCCTGGTAG
- a CDS encoding DUF2470 domain-containing protein produces MEPTPAEVARTLAAGHLPARIRTSGEPAGGSPVPEFAVTHVTDRMGRVLLLLAEDSPVDRALRPVAADGDAVAQLTVADRQPVAGSPWRGRITMSGWATRLAGIAAHRAAMDFAEVNPIGELLDIGRGSVLYRLDLAEIEWVTPGYDAEDTGPDGLRRTDVDVDAFLDAEPDPFAPEEQKLLHDLADHHEDLLAELCAQARETAVPGASNARALRLDRYGLTLGVEVAGEERWIRAGFRHPIGDLKELAEVFHLLACCRCRPESHQHSPETHAH; encoded by the coding sequence ATGGAGCCGACCCCGGCAGAAGTCGCTCGTACGTTGGCGGCCGGGCATCTGCCGGCCCGCATCCGCACGTCCGGCGAACCGGCCGGCGGGTCGCCGGTGCCCGAGTTCGCGGTCACCCACGTCACCGACCGCATGGGTCGGGTGCTGCTGCTTCTCGCCGAGGACAGCCCGGTCGACCGGGCGTTGCGTCCGGTGGCCGCCGACGGTGACGCGGTGGCGCAGCTGACCGTGGCCGACCGGCAGCCGGTGGCCGGCAGCCCGTGGCGCGGCCGGATCACGATGTCCGGCTGGGCCACCCGGCTCGCCGGAATCGCCGCGCACCGCGCCGCGATGGACTTCGCCGAGGTGAACCCGATCGGCGAGCTTCTCGACATCGGCCGCGGCAGCGTGCTGTACCGGCTCGACCTGGCCGAGATCGAGTGGGTGACGCCCGGCTACGACGCCGAGGACACCGGCCCCGACGGTCTGCGCCGCACCGACGTCGACGTCGACGCGTTCCTCGACGCCGAACCCGACCCGTTCGCGCCCGAGGAGCAGAAGCTGCTCCACGACCTCGCCGACCACCACGAGGACCTGCTGGCCGAGTTGTGCGCCCAGGCCAGGGAGACCGCGGTGCCCGGCGCGAGCAACGCCCGTGCGCTCCGCCTCGACCGCTACGGCCTGACGCTGGGCGTCGAGGTGGCGGGGGAGGAGCGGTGGATCCGGGCCGGGTTCCGCCACCCGATCGGCGATCTCAAGGAACTCGCCGAGGTGTTCCACCTGCTTGCCTGCTGCCGTTGCCGTCCGGAGTCCCATCAGCACTCCCCGGAAACCCACGCGCACTGA
- a CDS encoding GNAT family N-acetyltransferase, with the protein MPSSVLVSAGYSVVLATEVAEIRAAQELRYQVFATELGAAIDGPGVDVDRFDALCDHLLIRDDATGACVGTYRMLPPGRSTELYSDGEFRLDRLAALRPDLVETGRSCVHPDHRNGAVIGLMWAGIARYLHLSGHRWLAGCASVPLADGGEAAAATAAVVNARYLSPDTQRVEPRNPWHGPAGAPARLALVPPLIRGYLRLGAKVCGRPAHDPGFGTADFFVLLSLADTDPRYLRRFLGQQSPGAS; encoded by the coding sequence ATGCCTTCAAGCGTTCTCGTTTCGGCGGGGTACTCGGTGGTTCTCGCGACCGAAGTCGCTGAGATCCGCGCAGCTCAGGAACTCCGTTACCAGGTTTTCGCGACCGAACTCGGCGCGGCGATCGACGGACCGGGCGTGGACGTCGACCGGTTCGACGCGCTCTGCGACCACCTACTGATCCGGGACGACGCGACCGGGGCCTGCGTCGGCACCTACCGGATGCTGCCGCCCGGGCGCAGCACCGAGCTCTACTCGGACGGTGAGTTCCGGCTCGACCGGCTCGCGGCGCTGCGTCCGGACCTCGTCGAGACCGGACGCTCCTGCGTCCACCCCGATCACCGCAACGGCGCGGTGATCGGCCTGATGTGGGCGGGCATCGCTCGCTACCTGCACCTGTCCGGTCACCGCTGGTTGGCCGGGTGCGCCTCGGTGCCGCTCGCCGACGGAGGCGAGGCGGCCGCCGCGACCGCGGCCGTGGTGAACGCCAGGTACCTGTCGCCGGACACGCAGCGGGTCGAGCCGCGCAACCCCTGGCACGGCCCGGCCGGCGCCCCCGCGCGGCTCGCGCTCGTGCCGCCGCTGATCCGCGGCTACCTACGCCTCGGCGCCAAGGTCTGCGGCCGGCCCGCGCACGACCCCGGGTTCGGCACGGCCGACTTCTTCGTGCTGCTCTCGCTCGCCGACACCGACCCCCGGTACCTCCGCCGATTCTTGGGGCAGCAGAGTCCGGGTGCATCGTGA
- a CDS encoding response regulator gives MSDDDGEIRVLLADDQALVRAGFRALLDAQPGITIVGEAKDGAEAARLADALTPDVVLMDIRMPGVDGLEATRRITASVRLTATRVVILTTFDLDEYVFEAIRVGASGFLVKDTEPADLVQAVRVVARGDALLSPGVTRRLIAEFAGHLRKPAPTGQLDVLTDREREVVALVAAGLSNAEIADRLVVSPATAKTHVSRAMAKVNARDRAQLVVLAYETGLVRPRAT, from the coding sequence GTGAGCGACGACGACGGCGAGATCCGGGTGCTGCTCGCCGACGACCAGGCGCTGGTGCGGGCCGGGTTCCGCGCGCTGCTCGACGCGCAGCCGGGCATCACGATCGTCGGTGAGGCCAAGGACGGCGCCGAGGCGGCCCGGCTCGCCGACGCACTGACCCCCGACGTCGTCCTGATGGACATCCGGATGCCCGGCGTGGACGGGCTGGAGGCGACCAGACGGATCACCGCGAGCGTGCGCCTGACCGCCACCCGGGTCGTCATCCTGACCACGTTCGACCTGGACGAATACGTCTTCGAGGCGATCCGGGTCGGCGCCAGCGGCTTCCTCGTGAAAGACACCGAACCGGCCGACCTCGTGCAGGCGGTGCGGGTGGTCGCGCGGGGCGACGCGCTGCTCTCTCCCGGCGTCACCCGCAGGCTCATCGCGGAGTTCGCCGGACACCTGCGCAAACCGGCGCCGACCGGCCAGCTCGACGTGCTCACCGACCGGGAGCGCGAGGTCGTCGCGCTGGTGGCGGCCGGGCTGTCGAACGCCGAGATCGCCGATCGGCTCGTCGTCTCCCCGGCGACGGCCAAGACCCACGTCAGCCGAGCGATGGCGAAGGTGAACGCACGCGACCGGGCGCAACTGGTGGTGCTGGCGTACGAGACCGGCCTGGTACGCCCACGAGCGACGTGA
- a CDS encoding sensor histidine kinase, with product MNRRHQRWEDQARRRGERERRRVQWQERRWEQHARRWEQQAQHWEQHAQRWEKHAHHGENLARRWEATGRRWEARWEHRQSPVGAAVGGVGILTIGGTLLAEQTFEGFHPLDTRGWLLLVAAPLLLGVRRRAPIPIALLVTAVLSAYYLLGYPPGPGFLALLVALNAVQTESRRWAAWTIAVAGFAGFTAVDLTLVAGPTVPIGGLIAAGLWTALVMMGAEAGRAGRERAQEYQARRAEAERSRLEGERRRVSDERLRIAREVHDLLGHHLSLINVQSGVALHLMDARATSEEELRASLSAIKQSSKDALVELRATVNALRGVDEDAPRQPTPTLDRLDDLLAGATATGLEVTLTRRGEPSEALPARVDLAAFRIVQEALTNVRRHAGPVSAVVTLEYGEDVLVVQIDDPGPDGARPDVHLDRIDEPPPGGGNGIPGMRERAQSVGGTLQAGPKPDGGFRVRAELPL from the coding sequence ATGAACCGCAGGCATCAGCGTTGGGAGGACCAGGCGCGACGCCGGGGCGAACGCGAGCGCCGTCGCGTTCAGTGGCAGGAGCGGCGCTGGGAGCAGCACGCTCGGCGCTGGGAACAGCAGGCTCAGCACTGGGAGCAGCACGCTCAGCGCTGGGAGAAGCACGCTCACCACGGGGAGAACCTGGCCCGGCGCTGGGAGGCCACGGGGCGGCGCTGGGAAGCGCGCTGGGAGCACCGTCAGTCACCGGTAGGTGCGGCGGTGGGAGGCGTCGGAATCCTCACGATCGGCGGGACGCTGCTCGCCGAGCAGACCTTCGAGGGTTTCCACCCGCTCGACACCCGCGGGTGGTTGCTTCTCGTCGCCGCCCCGTTGTTGCTCGGCGTGCGGCGGCGGGCGCCGATCCCGATCGCACTGCTCGTCACCGCGGTCCTGTCGGCCTACTACCTGCTGGGGTATCCGCCGGGGCCCGGGTTCCTGGCGCTGCTGGTCGCGCTGAACGCGGTGCAGACCGAATCACGTCGCTGGGCGGCGTGGACGATCGCGGTGGCCGGATTCGCCGGGTTCACCGCGGTCGATCTCACGTTGGTGGCCGGCCCGACGGTTCCAATCGGAGGTCTGATCGCCGCCGGGCTGTGGACGGCGCTGGTCATGATGGGCGCCGAGGCCGGCCGGGCCGGACGCGAGCGCGCGCAGGAGTACCAGGCGCGCCGGGCCGAGGCCGAACGCAGCCGGCTCGAAGGTGAGCGCCGCCGGGTCTCCGACGAACGCCTGCGGATCGCCCGCGAGGTACACGACCTGCTTGGCCACCACCTCTCGCTGATCAACGTGCAGTCCGGGGTCGCGCTGCACCTGATGGACGCCAGGGCGACGAGCGAAGAGGAGCTGCGCGCATCACTCTCCGCGATCAAACAGTCGAGCAAGGACGCGTTGGTGGAGCTACGGGCGACCGTGAACGCGCTCCGCGGCGTCGACGAGGACGCGCCCCGGCAGCCGACCCCGACGCTCGATCGGCTCGACGACCTGCTGGCCGGAGCCACCGCCACCGGGCTGGAGGTCACGTTGACGCGTCGGGGCGAGCCGTCGGAGGCGCTGCCGGCCCGCGTCGACCTGGCGGCGTTCCGCATCGTGCAGGAGGCGCTCACGAACGTGCGACGGCACGCCGGACCGGTGTCGGCGGTTGTCACCCTCGAGTACGGCGAGGACGTGCTCGTCGTCCAGATCGACGACCCCGGCCCGGACGGGGCGAGGCCGGACGTCCATTTGGATCGGATCGACGAGCCACCCCCGGGTGGCGGAAACGGGATACCAGGCATGCGTGAGCGAGCCCAGTCGGTCGGCGGGACGTTGCAGGCCGGGCCGAAGCCCGACGGCGGGTTCCGGGTGCGGGCGGAGCTCCCGCTGTGA
- a CDS encoding DedA family protein, with protein MTHRVKGVQHVAELIPALAGARANGPQELTGISGWVVDVVELLGPFGVGLLVLLENLFPPIPSEIILPLAGYLSGTGRLNVVTVIVAATLGSVIGALALYWLGAAVGEDRIRVWLRKLPLMQESDLDRAQGWFDRHGGTAVLIGRIIPVVRSLVSVPAGIQRMPLWRFTLYTTLGSGVWNTIFVVLGYVLGNQWKTVGQYSDVLNYAVIAAIVLAVVYFGWKRVLRVRQSG; from the coding sequence ATGACGCATCGGGTGAAGGGTGTGCAGCACGTGGCAGAATTGATTCCCGCACTGGCGGGTGCGCGAGCGAACGGTCCCCAGGAGCTCACCGGGATCTCCGGCTGGGTGGTGGACGTCGTCGAACTCCTCGGCCCGTTCGGTGTAGGGCTGCTGGTGCTGCTGGAGAATCTGTTCCCCCCGATCCCCAGCGAGATCATCCTGCCGCTGGCCGGTTACCTGTCCGGTACCGGGCGGCTCAACGTGGTCACGGTCATCGTCGCCGCGACGCTGGGTTCGGTGATCGGCGCGCTCGCGCTGTACTGGCTCGGCGCCGCGGTGGGCGAGGACCGGATCCGGGTCTGGCTGCGCAAGTTGCCGTTGATGCAGGAGAGCGACCTCGACCGGGCGCAGGGCTGGTTCGACCGGCACGGTGGAACCGCGGTACTGATCGGGCGGATCATCCCGGTCGTCCGGAGCCTGGTGTCGGTGCCGGCCGGCATCCAGCGGATGCCGCTCTGGCGCTTCACGCTGTACACCACGCTCGGAAGCGGCGTCTGGAACACGATCTTCGTCGTGTTGGGGTACGTACTCGGCAACCAGTGGAAAACGGTCGGTCAGTACAGCGACGTTCTCAACTACGCCGTGATCGCTGCGATCGTGCTCGCGGTGGTCTATTTCGGTTGGAAGCGAGTGCTGCGCGTACGTCAATCCGGGTAG
- a CDS encoding lysophospholipid acyltransferase family protein: protein MIWAPYSPCAVGCLVGDEDRVPISTAVLRIVALLAAVLAVIPLAVVYPLLSAAERTAVAGGWCRSLLRALDVRMVVDAPAEAPAGALVVANHISWLDILAVGSVRPGRMVAKNDVRGWPLIGALATRGGTIFVDRHRLSTLPGTVADVRTALLSGSRVVAFPEGTTWCGAERGRFYPAVFQAAIDAGAPVEPVTVRYTAAGRPTTVPAFLGDDPLTASAWRIARARDVVVEVRCHPVLAPGGDRRTLAAAAAASVSVVRPRVDRLVGVHPGEVVDSHPA, encoded by the coding sequence GTGATCTGGGCGCCATACTCACCCTGCGCGGTCGGCTGCCTGGTGGGGGACGAGGACAGGGTCCCGATCTCGACGGCGGTGCTCCGGATCGTCGCGCTGCTCGCCGCCGTGCTGGCGGTGATCCCGCTGGCGGTGGTGTACCCGCTGCTCAGTGCGGCCGAACGAACCGCGGTGGCCGGTGGCTGGTGCCGGTCGCTGCTCCGGGCCCTCGACGTCCGGATGGTCGTCGACGCCCCGGCCGAGGCGCCCGCCGGGGCGCTCGTCGTCGCCAACCACATCTCGTGGCTGGACATCCTCGCGGTGGGCTCGGTCCGTCCGGGCCGGATGGTCGCGAAGAACGACGTGCGCGGGTGGCCGCTGATCGGTGCGCTCGCGACGCGCGGCGGCACGATCTTCGTCGATCGCCACCGGCTCTCGACGCTGCCCGGCACCGTGGCCGACGTGCGCACCGCGCTGCTGTCCGGTTCGCGCGTCGTCGCGTTCCCCGAGGGCACGACCTGGTGCGGTGCCGAACGCGGCCGGTTCTACCCGGCGGTGTTCCAGGCCGCGATCGACGCCGGAGCGCCGGTCGAGCCGGTCACCGTCCGGTACACCGCGGCCGGTCGGCCCACCACCGTCCCGGCGTTCCTCGGCGACGACCCGCTCACCGCCTCGGCGTGGCGGATCGCCCGTGCCCGCGACGTGGTCGTGGAGGTGCGGTGCCACCCGGTGCTCGCACCGGGCGGCGACCGCCGGACGCTCGCCGCCGCCGCGGCCGCGAGCGTCTCAGTCGTCCGACCACGTGTGGACCGGCTCGTTGGAGTGCATCCGGGCGAGGTAGTCGACAGTCATCCGGCGTAG
- a CDS encoding DUF4870 domain-containing protein translates to MSVMTPVLDGGVRPVRLRPSRRPAAATAPTTVREQKVAAPVRVRTTLAPTATERAWVVLAHLSGAVSSAAGPMVISRLVGERSTYVKEQALAAANFQLAFLAALAPMLLLGVLTFGFAALFLVPLVLAWLLTTVLAALSAAGGERYRYPVGLAVLR, encoded by the coding sequence ATGAGCGTCATGACGCCGGTGCTCGACGGTGGTGTACGGCCGGTACGGCTGCGCCCGTCGCGTCGCCCGGCCGCCGCTACCGCTCCCACTACCGTGCGTGAGCAGAAGGTCGCCGCGCCGGTGCGCGTGCGGACCACGCTCGCGCCGACCGCGACCGAGCGGGCCTGGGTGGTGCTGGCCCACCTCTCCGGGGCGGTGTCGAGCGCGGCCGGTCCGATGGTGATCTCCCGGCTGGTCGGCGAGCGGTCGACGTACGTGAAGGAGCAGGCGCTGGCCGCGGCGAACTTCCAGCTCGCGTTCCTGGCCGCGCTGGCGCCGATGCTGCTGCTCGGCGTGCTGACGTTCGGGTTCGCGGCGCTGTTCCTGGTGCCGCTGGTGCTGGCCTGGCTGCTCACCACCGTGCTCGCGGCGCTCTCGGCCGCGGGGGGCGAGCGGTACCGCTACCCGGTGGGCTTAGCCGTTCTGCGTTGA
- the rpsD gene encoding 30S ribosomal protein S4, producing the protein MNKSRPKVRLSRALGIPLTPKSVEYFERRPYPPGVHGRRRRQQSDYSLRLREKQRLRFQYDIGEKQLRRVFDEAAKNRAGKTGDVLVSLLERRLDATVLRAGFARTIYQARQFVTHRHITVNGQRVDKPSYRVEEGDVVQVHERSRPMTPFVTAAAGAHVGSGPTAPYLDVSISNLTVRVLRDPVRAEVPVICNEQLVVEFYSR; encoded by the coding sequence ATGAACAAGTCCCGGCCCAAGGTCCGGTTGTCGCGGGCGCTGGGGATTCCGCTCACGCCGAAGAGCGTGGAGTACTTCGAGCGGCGTCCGTACCCGCCCGGCGTCCACGGCCGACGTCGCCGGCAGCAGAGCGACTACTCGCTGCGACTGCGTGAGAAGCAGCGGCTGCGCTTCCAGTACGACATCGGCGAGAAGCAGTTGCGTCGCGTCTTCGACGAGGCCGCCAAGAACCGCGCCGGCAAGACCGGCGACGTGCTCGTCTCGCTGCTCGAGCGCCGGCTCGACGCCACGGTGCTGCGCGCCGGCTTCGCGCGGACGATCTACCAGGCCCGCCAGTTCGTGACGCACCGGCACATCACGGTCAACGGGCAGCGGGTCGACAAGCCGTCGTACCGGGTCGAAGAAGGCGACGTCGTGCAGGTGCACGAACGCAGCCGCCCGATGACGCCGTTCGTCACCGCGGCCGCCGGCGCCCACGTCGGCTCCGGGCCCACCGCGCCCTATCTCGACGTTTCGATAAGCAACCTGACCGTGCGGGTGCTGCGCGACCCGGTGCGTGCGGAAGTTCCGGTCATCTGCAACGAGCAGCTGGTCGTCGAGTTCTACTCCCGCTGA
- a CDS encoding DUF397 domain-containing protein: MSDVDLSEAVWLRSSRSAEDQGPTVEVAFVGDQIAVRDSTDPAAVLLFTQAEWDAFLAGVNDGEFDLDDEGELAN, from the coding sequence ATGTCCGACGTCGACCTCTCCGAGGCCGTGTGGCTGCGCAGCTCGCGGAGCGCGGAGGACCAAGGCCCCACCGTCGAGGTCGCGTTCGTCGGTGACCAGATCGCGGTGCGCGACTCCACCGACCCGGCCGCCGTCCTCCTGTTCACCCAGGCGGAGTGGGACGCGTTCCTGGCCGGCGTCAACGACGGGGAATTCGATCTCGACGACGAGGGCGAGCTCGCCAACTGA
- a CDS encoding glutamate--cysteine ligase, translating into MGRDVPAVEFTRDDRRRYREKVRQCLDTLAQMLAESRFDFDRPLTGLEIELNLVDNDGLPAMRNAEVLRAIADDQWATEIGQFNLEINMPPRRIAAAGAGELEKEVRDALNAADEKARPLGTQLALIGILPTLRESHVNLGTLSANDRYRLLNEQIFAARGEDLPIRIDGVEQLDTYADSVAPESACTSVQFHLQVSPTTFGAYWNAAQAIAGAQVALGANSPYLFGHRLWAETRIPLFEQATDTRSDELKAQGVRPRVWFGERWITSVFDLFEENSRYFPALLPLCEDEDPEAVLAAGGTPSLPELTLHNGTIWRWNRPVYAVVDGRPHLRVENRVLPGGPTVVDIAANMAFYYGLVRALVDSERPVWSQMSFAAAQENFHAGARDGIHSRQYWPGAGEVPVSELILRHLLPMAAQGLDAWGVSADERDRLLGIVEGRCLAHRTGAEWQVAAVEKYERSGLGRDEALRRMTVDYLARMHSNEPVHTWSDD; encoded by the coding sequence ATGGGTCGGGACGTACCTGCGGTGGAATTCACTCGGGATGACCGCCGTCGCTATCGGGAGAAGGTCCGGCAGTGTCTGGACACGCTCGCGCAGATGCTGGCCGAGTCACGCTTCGATTTTGATCGGCCGCTCACCGGTCTGGAGATCGAGCTCAACCTGGTGGACAACGACGGGCTACCGGCGATGCGCAACGCCGAGGTGCTGCGCGCGATCGCCGACGACCAGTGGGCCACCGAGATCGGCCAGTTCAACCTGGAGATCAACATGCCGCCGCGCCGGATCGCCGCGGCCGGAGCCGGTGAACTGGAGAAGGAGGTCCGGGACGCGCTCAACGCCGCGGACGAGAAAGCGCGTCCGCTCGGCACCCAGCTGGCGCTGATCGGCATCCTCCCGACGCTGCGCGAGTCGCACGTCAACCTGGGGACGCTCTCGGCCAACGACCGGTACCGGCTGCTCAACGAGCAGATCTTCGCGGCCAGGGGCGAAGACCTGCCGATCCGGATCGACGGGGTCGAGCAGCTCGACACCTACGCCGACAGCGTCGCTCCGGAGAGCGCCTGCACCAGCGTCCAGTTCCACCTGCAGGTGAGCCCGACGACGTTCGGGGCGTACTGGAACGCGGCCCAGGCGATCGCGGGTGCGCAGGTGGCGCTCGGCGCGAACTCGCCGTACCTGTTCGGGCACCGGCTCTGGGCCGAGACCCGGATCCCGTTGTTCGAACAGGCCACCGATACCCGGTCGGACGAGTTGAAGGCGCAGGGCGTGCGGCCGCGGGTGTGGTTCGGCGAGCGGTGGATCACGTCGGTGTTCGACCTCTTCGAGGAGAACAGCCGGTACTTCCCCGCGCTGCTTCCGCTCTGCGAGGACGAGGATCCCGAAGCCGTGCTGGCTGCGGGCGGCACCCCGTCGCTCCCGGAGTTGACGCTGCACAACGGCACGATCTGGCGTTGGAACCGGCCGGTCTACGCGGTCGTCGACGGTCGTCCGCACCTGCGGGTGGAGAACCGGGTGCTCCCCGGCGGGCCGACCGTCGTCGACATCGCGGCGAACATGGCCTTCTACTACGGGCTGGTGCGTGCGCTCGTCGACTCGGAGCGACCGGTGTGGAGCCAGATGTCGTTCGCGGCGGCGCAGGAGAACTTCCACGCCGGCGCCCGCGACGGCATCCACAGCCGGCAGTACTGGCCCGGCGCGGGCGAGGTGCCGGTCTCCGAACTCATCCTGCGCCACCTGCTGCCGATGGCCGCGCAGGGCCTGGACGCCTGGGGGGTGTCCGCCGACGAACGCGACCGGCTGCTCGGCATCGTCGAAGGGCGCTGCCTGGCCCACCGCACCGGCGCGGAGTGGCAGGTGGCCGCGGTCGAGAAGTACGAGCGCTCCGGCCTCGGCCGGGACGAGGCACTACGCCGGATGACTGTCGACTACCTCGCCCGGATGCACTCCAACGAGCCGGTCCACACGTGGTCGGACGACTGA
- a CDS encoding DivIVA domain-containing protein, with protein MAQGEEQNLFTLSDPATAEVTFDLALRGYDRRQVDRYIAQLESELSQFAARRDDALAQNHALAAQVGELQNQVVEVQRRPTAEKPSYKHLGARVEQIFAMVEDEAAEIRSKAEADAAALRSKAEQDIEAVKAGVEKSFAERREAIEAEYAQKTAHADKLVAEAEKRATAVGREAEEARAKGEREVGELRERTKADARRVQDDASQFSARVRGEAEKHAADVLAKADAHSADVRRKADEAARGATDAARRQAEQTITGARTEAESIRASAKTDAEQMVAEARRVVAELDTRRKQIKQEIGRLREAVARLTGGGAGLFGEDDVEEAASAATLKPEAPAGPAAAPAQQPKPSQQATPAAAATTQRMAVPGPGQPPAAPNNGIGPHRGAPTNEMPRVSAES; from the coding sequence ATGGCCCAAGGCGAAGAGCAGAACCTGTTCACCCTCAGCGACCCCGCGACCGCCGAGGTCACCTTCGACCTCGCCCTTCGCGGTTACGACCGCCGCCAGGTCGACCGGTACATCGCCCAGCTCGAGAGCGAACTTTCGCAGTTCGCCGCACGTCGCGACGACGCGCTGGCGCAGAACCACGCGCTCGCGGCCCAGGTGGGCGAGCTGCAGAACCAGGTGGTGGAGGTCCAGCGGCGGCCCACCGCCGAGAAGCCGTCGTACAAACACCTCGGTGCGCGCGTCGAGCAGATCTTCGCCATGGTCGAAGACGAAGCGGCCGAGATCCGTTCGAAGGCCGAGGCGGACGCGGCCGCGCTGCGCTCCAAGGCCGAGCAGGACATCGAAGCGGTGAAGGCCGGCGTCGAGAAGTCCTTCGCGGAGCGCCGGGAGGCGATCGAGGCCGAGTACGCGCAGAAGACCGCGCACGCCGACAAGCTGGTCGCCGAGGCCGAGAAGCGGGCCACGGCGGTGGGCCGGGAGGCCGAGGAGGCGCGCGCGAAGGGTGAGCGCGAGGTCGGCGAGCTGCGTGAGCGGACGAAGGCCGACGCCCGCCGCGTCCAGGACGACGCCAGCCAGTTCTCCGCGCGGGTCCGCGGTGAAGCCGAGAAGCACGCCGCCGACGTGCTCGCCAAGGCCGACGCGCACTCCGCCGACGTGCGTCGCAAGGCCGACGAGGCCGCGAGGGGCGCCACCGACGCGGCCCGCCGTCAGGCCGAACAGACGATCACCGGCGCCCGCACCGAAGCGGAGAGCATCCGTGCGAGCGCCAAGACCGACGCCGAGCAGATGGTCGCCGAGGCCCGCCGGGTCGTCGCCGAACTCGACACGCGGCGTAAGCAGATCAAGCAGGAGATCGGCCGGCTGCGCGAGGCGGTCGCGCGTCTGACCGGCGGTGGTGCCGGTCTCTTCGGCGAGGACGACGTCGAGGAGGCCGCATCCGCGGCGACGTTAAAGCCAGAAGCTCCGGCCGGTCCGGCCGCTGCGCCCGCCCAGCAGCCGAAGCCTTCGCAGCAGGCGACACCGGCGGCTGCGGCGACCACGCAGCGGATGGCGGTTCCCGGCCCCGGTCAGCCGCCGGCCGCGCCGAACAACGGGATCGGCCCGCACCGCGGCGCTCCGACGAACGAGATGCCGCGGGTCAGCGCCGAGAGCTGA